A window of the Microbacterium sp. LWH13-1.2 genome harbors these coding sequences:
- the ddaH gene encoding dimethylargininase, with protein sequence MSVETTATSSETATPVRTAHHRHYLMCKPSHFTVNYSINPWMEPAKPTDTARAVEQWQKLHDLYLELGHEVELIEPLAGYPDMVYTANGGFLIDGRAYVPKFRFVERQGEAPAFADWFRGAGYDTVIPEEVNEGEGDFLLVGDVILAGTGFRSTGDSHREVGEVFGREVVSLNLVDPRFYHLDTAIAVLDPVQGIENGGPERANIAYLPGAFDDASRAILEERFPDAILVSDEDGSVFGLNSASDGYNVVISPRAKGFEAQLRERGYNPIMIDLSELLLGGGGIKCCTLELRGEV encoded by the coding sequence ATGTCTGTCGAAACCACTGCGACGTCGTCCGAGACCGCCACTCCGGTGCGCACCGCCCACCACCGTCACTACCTGATGTGCAAGCCGTCGCACTTCACGGTGAACTACTCGATCAACCCGTGGATGGAGCCGGCGAAGCCGACCGACACTGCACGGGCCGTCGAGCAGTGGCAGAAGCTGCACGACCTGTACCTCGAACTCGGTCATGAGGTCGAGCTGATCGAACCGCTCGCCGGATACCCCGACATGGTCTACACGGCCAACGGCGGGTTCCTGATCGACGGCCGCGCCTATGTGCCGAAGTTCCGCTTCGTCGAGCGTCAGGGTGAGGCCCCGGCCTTCGCCGACTGGTTCCGCGGCGCCGGCTACGACACGGTGATCCCCGAAGAGGTCAACGAGGGCGAGGGCGACTTCCTGCTCGTGGGAGATGTGATCCTCGCCGGCACCGGCTTCCGCTCGACGGGTGACAGCCACCGCGAGGTCGGCGAGGTCTTCGGCCGCGAGGTCGTATCGCTCAACCTCGTCGACCCGCGCTTCTACCACCTCGACACCGCCATCGCGGTGCTCGATCCGGTGCAGGGCATCGAGAACGGCGGCCCCGAGCGCGCGAACATCGCGTACCTCCCCGGCGCGTTCGACGACGCGAGCCGAGCGATCCTCGAGGAGCGCTTCCCCGACGCGATCCTCGTGTCGGATGAAGACGGCTCGGTGTTCGGACTCAACTCGGCGAGCGACGGCTACAACGTGGTCATCTCGCCTCGCGCCAAGGGCTTCGAGGCGCAGCTGCGCGAGCGCGGCTACAACCCGATCATGATCGACCTGTCCGAGCTGCTGCTCGGCGGCGGCGGGATCAAGTGCTGCACCCTCGAACTGCGCGGTGAGGTATGA
- the hutH gene encoding histidine ammonia-lyase, giving the protein MSELPSVLVGDAPLNHAEVVAVARHGAPVTISSEALVRVAETRRVIDGLAADPHPHYGVSTGFGALATTFIAPDRRLQLQASLIRSHAAGTGAEVEREVVRGLQLLRLQTLCSGRTGVRPMVVETYAGLLNAGITPVVREYGSLGCSGDLAPLAHIALATMGEGDVRDAEGALIPASDALAAAGIEPLTLVEKEGLALINGTDGMLGMLVLALHDLETLLLTADMAAAMSVESQLGTDAVFAADLMSLRPQAGQAVSAAHLRSFLGDSPIVHSHKGPEDGRVQDAYSLRCSPQVHGTARDTMGYASMIADRELASVIDNPVITVDGRIESNGNFHGAPVAAVLDFLAISVADVASISERRTDRALDPARSHGLPPFLADEVGVDSGLMIAQYAAAGIVSELKRLAVPASVDSIPSSAMQEDHVSMGWAAARKLRRALDGLGRVLAIEILTGARALDLRAPLQAGPATGAVRDLVRTVAAGPGPDRFLSPDMEAVTALVQSGAVARIAKEHAND; this is encoded by the coding sequence ATGAGCGAACTGCCCTCCGTCCTCGTCGGCGATGCCCCCCTGAACCACGCCGAGGTCGTCGCGGTCGCCCGCCATGGCGCCCCGGTCACCATCAGCTCCGAGGCCCTAGTCAGGGTCGCCGAGACCCGGCGGGTCATCGACGGACTCGCGGCCGACCCGCACCCGCACTACGGGGTGTCCACCGGCTTCGGCGCACTCGCGACGACCTTCATCGCACCTGACCGCCGCCTTCAACTGCAGGCGAGCCTGATCCGGTCGCACGCCGCCGGTACCGGCGCCGAGGTCGAGCGCGAGGTCGTGCGCGGCCTGCAGCTGCTTCGGCTGCAGACGCTCTGCTCTGGCCGCACGGGTGTTCGCCCCATGGTGGTCGAGACGTATGCGGGGCTGCTCAACGCGGGCATCACCCCGGTCGTGCGCGAATACGGTTCGCTCGGATGCTCCGGAGATCTCGCTCCGCTCGCGCATATCGCGCTCGCGACGATGGGAGAGGGCGACGTCCGTGACGCCGAGGGAGCGCTCATCCCGGCATCCGATGCTCTGGCCGCCGCCGGCATCGAGCCGCTCACCCTCGTCGAGAAAGAGGGGCTCGCCCTCATCAACGGCACTGACGGGATGCTCGGGATGCTCGTCCTGGCGCTGCACGATCTCGAGACGCTGCTGCTCACCGCCGACATGGCCGCGGCGATGTCGGTTGAGTCGCAGCTCGGCACGGATGCCGTGTTCGCGGCCGATCTCATGTCGCTGCGCCCGCAGGCGGGGCAAGCCGTATCCGCAGCCCACCTGCGGTCGTTCCTCGGCGACTCGCCCATCGTGCACAGTCACAAGGGCCCGGAGGACGGCCGTGTGCAGGACGCCTACTCGCTGCGCTGCTCGCCGCAGGTGCACGGAACCGCGCGCGACACCATGGGCTATGCGTCGATGATCGCCGACCGTGAACTCGCGAGCGTGATCGACAACCCCGTGATCACCGTCGATGGCCGCATCGAGTCCAACGGCAACTTCCACGGAGCGCCGGTCGCTGCTGTCCTCGACTTCCTCGCGATCTCGGTCGCCGATGTCGCCTCGATCTCGGAGCGTCGAACCGACCGCGCCCTCGACCCCGCGCGCAGTCACGGCCTGCCGCCCTTCCTCGCCGATGAGGTCGGTGTCGACTCGGGTCTGATGATCGCGCAGTACGCCGCGGCGGGGATCGTGTCGGAGCTCAAGCGCCTCGCCGTTCCGGCATCCGTCGACTCCATCCCGTCGTCGGCGATGCAGGAAGACCACGTGTCGATGGGGTGGGCGGCGGCCCGCAAACTCCGCCGCGCCCTCGACGGACTGGGCCGCGTGCTCGCGATCGAGATCCTCACCGGAGCCCGCGCCCTCGACCTGCGCGCGCCGCTGCAGGCGGGGCCTGCGACCGGCGCCGTGCGCGATCTCGTGCGCACCGTCGCCGCGGGTCCCGGACCCGACCGCTTCCTCTCACCAGACATGGAGGCCGTGACCGCACTCGTGCAGTCCGGCGCCGTCGCCCGCATCGCAAAGGAGCACGCGAATGACTGA
- a CDS encoding NAD(P)-dependent alcohol dehydrogenase: MTETMPAWARATYGSADGFRLERIPMPVPRRGEVVLRVEATSLNAGDVRLMLGDPLLVRPVFGLTRPKYPVRGMEVAGTVVAVGPNAIGAELGERVVGELVGGGGLASHVAVPADRLVPIPPDVTSVTAACLPVAAGTAWQALDRAGIGIHSEARIERHRSEHAVPRVLVIGASGGVGTFAVQLAALRGAEVWATCGERNSRLVEHLGAVRTLDHRHSPLSALPAGHFDAVIDIAGGTGLRELQRLVVAGGAVVLVTGDGGHVLGPIPRMLKAAFLSIGSTRRIRPLAATPRTEVLAKLLELTAEGRITPVIQREYGFDRASSALAHLEAGHAVGKVVVHGA, from the coding sequence ATGACCGAGACGATGCCCGCCTGGGCGCGCGCGACCTACGGCTCCGCCGACGGGTTCCGGCTCGAGCGGATCCCGATGCCCGTGCCGCGCCGCGGCGAGGTGGTGCTGCGCGTCGAGGCGACGTCGCTCAACGCGGGGGACGTGCGGCTGATGCTCGGCGATCCGCTGCTGGTGCGCCCGGTCTTCGGTCTCACGCGCCCCAAGTACCCGGTGCGAGGAATGGAGGTCGCCGGCACCGTGGTCGCCGTCGGTCCGAACGCGATCGGTGCCGAGCTCGGAGAGCGGGTCGTCGGCGAGCTCGTCGGCGGCGGCGGACTCGCATCCCACGTCGCGGTGCCCGCCGATCGTCTCGTGCCGATCCCTCCCGATGTCACCTCCGTGACCGCGGCCTGTCTGCCGGTCGCCGCGGGCACGGCGTGGCAGGCGCTGGATCGAGCCGGCATCGGCATCCACTCCGAGGCCCGGATCGAGCGGCATCGCTCGGAGCACGCTGTCCCGAGGGTGCTCGTCATCGGCGCCTCCGGGGGAGTCGGCACGTTCGCGGTGCAGCTCGCGGCGCTGCGGGGGGCGGAGGTCTGGGCGACGTGCGGGGAGCGCAACTCCCGGCTCGTCGAGCACCTCGGCGCCGTGCGCACGCTCGACCACCGTCACTCGCCCCTGTCTGCACTGCCCGCCGGCCATTTCGACGCGGTGATCGACATCGCCGGGGGAACCGGATTGCGCGAGCTGCAGCGTCTGGTCGTCGCCGGTGGAGCGGTTGTGCTCGTCACAGGAGACGGCGGGCACGTTCTGGGGCCCATTCCACGGATGCTCAAGGCGGCGTTCCTGTCGATCGGATCGACCCGTCGCATCCGCCCGCTTGCGGCGACGCCGCGCACCGAGGTCCTCGCGAAGCTGCTGGAGCTGACCGCCGAGGGGCGGATCACGCCGGTGATCCAGCGCGAGTACGGCTTCGACCGTGCCTCTTCCGCCCTCGCCCACCTCGAAGCCGGGCACGCGGTCGGCAAGGTCGTCGTCCACGGCGCATGA
- a CDS encoding IclR family transcriptional regulator has protein sequence MPAAQNTLRILSYLAGRPAPVAASAIARELELPRSTVYHLLTTLAAHGFVLHMREDRRWGLGTSAFELAGGYARQQPLARIGRPLVAALSDRLGESTHLAVMSGGDVLYIVEERAPRRQALVTDVGVRLPAHLTASGRAMLAALPREQVRALYPSASAFPDRTGLGPRKPGELRELLRIVRERGYATEDSEVADGLRSVGAVVRDHAGWPVAAVAVTWAGGELDERTLADAVIETAAVLESRLKR, from the coding sequence GTGCCGGCGGCCCAGAACACCCTGCGGATCCTGAGCTATCTGGCGGGACGCCCTGCACCCGTCGCCGCCTCGGCGATCGCCCGCGAGCTCGAGCTGCCACGGTCGACGGTGTACCACCTGCTCACGACCCTCGCGGCGCACGGTTTCGTGTTGCACATGAGAGAGGATCGGCGCTGGGGCCTCGGCACCTCGGCTTTCGAGCTCGCCGGGGGATACGCCCGCCAGCAGCCGCTTGCGCGGATCGGGCGGCCGCTCGTCGCCGCTCTCTCGGATCGCCTCGGCGAGAGCACCCACCTGGCGGTGATGAGTGGCGGCGACGTGCTCTACATCGTCGAGGAGCGCGCGCCGCGGAGGCAGGCTCTCGTCACGGATGTCGGCGTCCGTCTGCCCGCGCATCTGACCGCCTCGGGGCGGGCGATGCTGGCTGCTCTCCCCCGCGAACAGGTCCGTGCGCTGTATCCGAGCGCATCAGCATTCCCGGACCGCACGGGACTCGGTCCGCGAAAGCCGGGTGAGCTGCGTGAGCTGCTGCGCATCGTGAGGGAACGCGGCTATGCGACCGAGGACAGCGAGGTGGCCGACGGACTGCGCAGCGTCGGCGCCGTCGTCCGCGATCACGCCGGTTGGCCTGTGGCCGCAGTCGCGGTGACCTGGGCGGGCGGTGAGCTCGATGAGCGCACTCTCGCAGATGCCGTGATCGAGACTGCCGCGGTGCTCGAGTCCCGCCTGAAACGCTGA
- the hutU gene encoding urocanate hydratase: MTDTTTPAGPRTVRAARGNQRTAKSWGAEAAKRMLMNNLDPEVAEHPEDLVVYGGTGKAARSWEAYDAIVRTLDELEPDETLLVQSGKPVGVFRTHEWAPRVLIANSNLVGDWATWPEFRKLEELGLIMYGQMTAGSWIYIGTQGILQGTYETFAAVARSLGRDSLKGTLTLTGGAGGMGGAQPLAVTLNDGVVLIVDVDESRLARRVEHGYLDEYTTDLDAAVARAVAAKQAGEALSVGVVGNAAEVFPELLRRGVPIDIVTDQTSAHDPLAYLPVGISVADWKAEAEQDAEKFTRRSRESMAQHVAAMVAFQDAGAAVFDYGNSIRAEAQLGGFDRAFEFPGFVPAYIRPQFEEGRGPFRWAALSGDPEDIYRTDRAIAELFPEDKALHRWLEKAGSTVHFEGLPARICWLGYKERHLAGLKFNEMVASGELSAPIVIGRDHLDSGSVASPYRETEAMKDGSDAIADWPLLNALLNTASGASWVSLHHGGGVGIGRSIHAGQVSVADGSALAAEKLERVLTNDPGTGVMRHVDAGYEHARDIARERGLKVPML; encoded by the coding sequence ATGACTGACACCACGACACCCGCCGGACCCCGCACGGTCCGCGCCGCCCGCGGCAACCAGCGCACCGCCAAGAGCTGGGGTGCGGAAGCGGCCAAGCGGATGCTCATGAACAACCTCGATCCCGAGGTCGCCGAGCATCCCGAAGACCTCGTCGTGTACGGCGGCACCGGCAAGGCGGCGCGCAGCTGGGAGGCATACGACGCGATCGTCCGCACGCTCGACGAACTGGAGCCCGACGAGACGCTGCTCGTGCAGTCGGGCAAGCCGGTCGGCGTCTTCCGTACGCACGAGTGGGCACCCCGCGTGCTGATCGCCAACTCGAACCTCGTGGGCGATTGGGCGACCTGGCCCGAATTCCGCAAGCTCGAAGAGCTCGGTCTGATCATGTACGGCCAGATGACCGCGGGTTCGTGGATCTACATCGGAACCCAGGGCATTCTGCAGGGCACCTATGAGACCTTCGCGGCCGTCGCCCGCTCGCTCGGACGGGACTCGCTCAAGGGCACGCTGACCCTCACCGGCGGCGCCGGCGGCATGGGCGGCGCGCAGCCGCTCGCCGTCACGCTCAACGACGGCGTCGTGCTGATCGTCGATGTCGACGAGTCGCGCCTCGCACGCCGGGTAGAGCACGGATACCTCGACGAGTACACGACCGACCTCGACGCGGCCGTCGCCCGGGCCGTCGCAGCGAAACAGGCCGGCGAAGCGCTCTCGGTCGGCGTCGTCGGCAACGCGGCCGAGGTCTTCCCCGAGCTGCTGCGCCGGGGCGTTCCGATCGACATCGTCACCGACCAGACCAGCGCTCACGATCCGCTCGCCTACCTGCCGGTGGGCATCTCGGTCGCCGACTGGAAGGCCGAGGCCGAACAGGATGCCGAGAAGTTCACCCGCCGCTCTCGTGAGTCGATGGCGCAGCACGTGGCGGCGATGGTCGCGTTCCAGGATGCCGGGGCCGCGGTCTTCGACTACGGCAACTCGATCCGGGCCGAGGCGCAGCTGGGCGGCTTCGACCGGGCTTTCGAGTTCCCCGGCTTCGTTCCGGCATACATCCGGCCGCAGTTCGAAGAGGGGCGCGGACCCTTCCGCTGGGCAGCTCTCTCGGGTGACCCGGAGGACATCTACAGAACCGACCGTGCGATCGCCGAGCTCTTCCCCGAAGACAAGGCGCTGCACCGGTGGCTCGAGAAGGCGGGCTCGACCGTGCACTTCGAGGGACTCCCTGCCCGCATCTGCTGGCTCGGCTACAAGGAGCGCCACCTCGCCGGCCTCAAGTTCAACGAGATGGTCGCCTCCGGTGAGCTGTCGGCGCCGATCGTGATCGGTCGGGACCACCTCGACTCCGGTTCCGTGGCCTCGCCGTACCGCGAGACCGAGGCCATGAAGGACGGATCGGATGCGATCGCCGACTGGCCGCTGCTGAACGCGCTGCTCAACACGGCATCCGGCGCGTCGTGGGTGTCGCTGCACCACGGCGGCGGCGTCGGCATCGGCCGCTCGATCCATGCAGGCCAGGTCAGCGTCGCGGACGGTTCGGCGCTCGCCGCCGAGAAGCTCGAGCGCGTGCTGACGAACGACCCGGGCACCGGAGTCATGCGCCACGTCGACGCCGGATACGAGCACGCTCGCGACATCGCCCGCGAGCGCGGCCTGAAGGTGCCGATGCTGTGA
- the rocD gene encoding ornithine--oxo-acid transaminase — protein sequence MTAVEPGVEVAAEPHVAHNYHPLPVNIARADGAWVTDVEGKRYLDLLAAYSAVNFGHRHPALVAALTEQLGRVTLTSRAFMSDRLEPFAAALASLAGKDMVLPMNTGAEAVETGIKVARAWGYRVKGIAEGKARIIVAAGNFHGRTTTIVSFSDDPEARADFGPYTPGFDVVPYGDADAVAAAITDDTAAVLIEPIQGEGGVVIPPEGYLRRIREICDERNVLFIADEIQSGLGRVGETFACDREGVVPDLYLLGKALGGGILPVSAVVGNTDVLGVIRPGEHGSTFGGNPLAAAVGLRVVEMLESGEFQERARALGAHLAAGLEPLIGHGVTEVRIAGLWAGVDIDPAKGTGREIAEKLLVRGVLVKDTHGQTIRIAPPLVIRATELDWAVEQLKLVLGV from the coding sequence ATGACCGCCGTCGAGCCGGGCGTCGAGGTCGCGGCCGAGCCGCACGTCGCCCACAACTACCACCCGCTGCCGGTCAACATCGCGCGCGCTGACGGTGCCTGGGTGACGGATGTCGAGGGCAAGCGCTACCTCGACCTTCTCGCCGCCTACTCTGCGGTCAACTTTGGGCACCGGCATCCGGCTCTCGTGGCGGCCCTCACCGAGCAGCTCGGTCGGGTCACGCTCACGAGTCGCGCCTTCATGAGCGATCGACTCGAACCGTTCGCCGCGGCGCTCGCCTCGCTCGCGGGCAAAGACATGGTGCTGCCGATGAACACGGGAGCCGAGGCGGTCGAGACCGGCATCAAGGTCGCTCGCGCGTGGGGATACCGCGTCAAGGGCATCGCCGAGGGCAAGGCGCGCATCATCGTCGCCGCCGGGAACTTCCACGGACGCACCACCACGATCGTCAGCTTCAGCGACGACCCCGAGGCGCGCGCAGACTTCGGTCCGTACACCCCCGGCTTCGACGTTGTCCCCTACGGAGATGCGGATGCCGTCGCCGCCGCGATCACCGATGACACCGCCGCCGTGCTGATCGAGCCCATCCAGGGCGAGGGCGGAGTGGTGATCCCGCCCGAGGGATACCTGCGCCGCATCCGCGAGATCTGCGACGAGAGGAACGTGCTGTTCATCGCCGACGAGATCCAGTCGGGTCTCGGCCGCGTCGGTGAGACGTTCGCGTGCGACCGTGAGGGTGTCGTGCCCGACCTGTACCTGCTGGGCAAGGCGCTCGGCGGCGGGATCCTTCCCGTCTCCGCAGTGGTGGGGAACACCGATGTGCTCGGTGTCATCCGGCCCGGCGAGCATGGATCGACGTTCGGGGGAAACCCGCTGGCCGCCGCCGTCGGTCTGCGCGTCGTCGAGATGCTCGAGTCGGGGGAGTTCCAGGAGCGTGCTCGTGCGCTGGGTGCTCATCTGGCCGCCGGCCTCGAACCCCTGATCGGTCACGGTGTCACCGAGGTGCGCATCGCCGGCCTCTGGGCCGGAGTCGACATCGACCCCGCCAAGGGCACCGGGCGCGAGATCGCCGAGAAGCTCTTGGTCCGTGGAGTGCTCGTCAAGGACACCCACGGCCAGACCATCCGCATCGCTCCGCCGCTGGTCATCCGGGCGACGGAACTCGACTGGGCAGTCGAGCAGCTGAAGCTGGTTCTCGGGGTCTGA